Sequence from the Acropora muricata isolate sample 2 chromosome 10, ASM3666990v1, whole genome shotgun sequence genome:
agcgttagcccttcgtcagagcgaatgattcgctctgacgaagggctaacgctcgaaacgtcagcttcccaatctctgtacggtggtcaatttacattatcaactccgttgatataccaaattttcgttaaTCAAATAGAGCCTGAgttaaatgaattcaaaaatagACTTAATTTTCAATACCGCGTTGAGAAACTTGTGTAAGTGCTTTAGCttagttaagtttttttttgttagctaGTCTTTATTAGTTAAATTATGTAACTCGAtgtcttttatttcttctttttattttattttgttatttgtaTCCTCCTtccttaataaaaaaaattaaaattaaaaaaaaaaaaagcagtgtaTAGCACTCTGAGATGTCAGGAATGGGAAATCCGGGAAACTTTCTGTCTCTGCTGTCCATACTTTCTGAGCATGATGAATTGTTGCAACATCAGTTTCAAGCTCCAAGGGACAAATCTGCTCAGTACATGTCCCCACAGATTCAAAACGAACTCTTTTCTGTGCTGAGCAAAATGATTTTGAATGATATTTTGAAGGAGATACGGAAAGCAAAGTTTTTTGCTATCATGGCAGACAAAGCTACGTCGCACAATGATGAACAGCTGAGTCTGTCTCAGGTTCGTGGATGAGGGAAAAAAGCATTCCCGAAGAATTCATTGACTTTGTGCACATGGACAATGTCGCCGGTCATAGTATAGCTACAGCTATATTGCATTCTCTTGACGAGAAACAACTGGATGCTACTCACATCCGTGCCCAAACATATGATGGTGCTGCAGCAATGTCAAGTGAAAATGTTGGCATTCAAAAACAAATCCGTGAAGTTTCACCTTTGGCAATGTATTCACACTGTGCAGGACATTGCTCGAATCTTGTCATTGTTCACTCGTGTAAGATCCCGCTTGTCAGGAACACAATCGACAAAATGAAGGAGGTTTGCCTTTTCTTTAACTACAGTCCAAAAAGAGAGGGACTCCTAAAATCAGTAATATCCAAGGAAGTATTACATGCTGAAAAGCGAAAGCCACTTCTGAATCTCTGTGCAACACGATGGGCTGAGAGGCATTCTGCATATAGCCACTTCTATGCATCATATGTATATATGGTGTACTCTTTGGAAGTGATAGCCCATGGCCTCCACCAGGATAAGGGCTATGATCACGTGCAGGGAAACTGGGCTTCCAAGACAAAGCAAGATGCACCTGGGCTGCTGGCTTCCATTACCAGCTTCGATTTCATTCTGTCCTTTGTGACGGTATACGTCATGTCACATCTGGATGGCATCAGTAAAAAGCTGCAAAGCTCAAGCCAAGACATATTCCAAGCATATGAAATGGTAAC
This genomic interval carries:
- the LOC136930539 gene encoding zinc finger MYM-type protein 1-like → MREKSIPEEFIDFVHMDNVAGHSIATAILHSLDEKQLDATHIRAQTYDGAAAMSSENVGIQKQIREVSPLAMYSHCAGHCSNLVIVHSCKIPLVRNTIDKMKEVCLFFNYSPKREGLLKSVISKEVLHAEKRKPLLNLCATRWAERHSAYSHFYASYVYMVYSLEVIAHGLHQDKGYDHVQGNWASKTKQDAPGLLASITSFDFILSFVTVYVMSHLDGISKKLQSSSQDIFQAYEMVTEVTQVYRKLRHDVVVHFGRCYVQAVRMAEKIGTTPDMPPIAKRQIHRSNTPAATPEEYYRLNLAIPFLDYISNEFEQQFTGLSAKCGKLIGLVPTVLMSEDVEPDFEEVLNTYTDDLLSPELFHHELLRWKLYLLLC